The genomic interval cttaatttgttttgcctttattttatatcttttatgtttttagttattatttttttctaccattttttttattgttgctgtttttattttctagactttttttttcattttttgcttctcatttttaagcattaagtgtaacatttgcattagtttatttttttaggattttgcatttaggataGACACTTCAACATTACTTGTgtatccactattaattaatactaattgactttggtttttttgtaattatgtcatgtattttttacttgaaattaatatgattacatcattaataataataaaaataaatagtaatttatgtttatagattcaatttttatgttgttgtagggtttaattttttattttcttcattcttaaaaagaaataattttaaactaaaaattttaattttttttattttattttataaaaactcatttctttattcattaattatatttctaactattttaaaattaaaaatatttattttttaatgcattcaaaattaaaattatcaaaaataaataaattattatttatttatttatttttgaaatggtgctacatagggaaataaaaaataaaatggtgctagatagggaaataaaaacaaaagggtgctagatagggaaataaaaacaaaagggtgctagttagggaaataaaagtctaaatggtgctagttaattttttattttcttcatttttaaaaagaaataattttaaactaaaaattttaattttttttattttattttataaaaactcatttctttattcattaattatatttctaactattttaaaattaaaaatatttattttttaatgcattcaaaattaaaattatcaaaaataaataaattattatttatttattaatttttgaaatggtgctacatagggaaataaaaaataaaatggtgctagatagggaataaaaacaaaagggtgctagatagggaaataaaaacaaaagggtgctagttagggaaataaaagtctaaatggtgctagatatgGAATTTACCCGATTGAATGATTaaacaattaatatttatattaggaTTTATTAGATATAAGTTTATTTCAAAAAAGCATACTTCAACGTGACTTGGtcctttaaaatgaaaattttaaaatttaaataaaattaaagtatcAATATTTTGAGAAGATATATAACTGAGGAGatattaagttaattttatcAAGAACGTTCTGAGAAAATTAAATTCtattaattgaattattaaatattttaatatttactcAATGATCATAAAGTTTTAGACAAATTGGACGTTTTACATGATTTATAGTCAACATTTACTtgttttaattcttaaaaacatattacatattaaattaaatttatttaatacactataaaatgatttttaaattttataaaaagtttacAAATTTGATTTATTGAATAGAATTTCAAATAGTGGCTAGAtcagtaaaattaatttgaacaGATAAATTTTAAtgcataatttaataatatgaaattaaattatagtTATATTGAAAGTGAAAAAGTTCTCACATGAACATTATTCTCGTTGGGAATTTCTCCTTAATTAATGGGAGACTATTACCAATAAATTTTGGTAATTGATTCGTTGAATTATATattcaaaagttttaaaattatatctCTCTTAAAGATAATCTTTTAAAGGTATCTTAAATATGTGACAAACATTAATTATTCATTATCTCTTTTATGAATGAAGTAGTTTTTTCCTCCTTCTCTAGGTAAAGGGCATTTGTGAGAAATAGAAAAGTAAGCAAGGGAGAAAAACAACATAAGAAAGTAATTGAGAGAAACGATATTCACCATTATGTGAGATTAAAAATTTTAGTCTGAGACTAAAGAGACATTGGATTTCATCCTTGGTAAAATTAAATCTTAACTTTGAACAAAAGaaacatatattttaatcaaattttcatagttaaaacattttatagacTAATTACATAAGTTGTTAAAGTGTTTctgttaaaaattatttttatcattattctttcttgttctatttttttatatatacttatTTCTTATTATGCAAGTATCTAttttgtgtataaaaaaaacaaagaaaattagTTTTGATTTTCCTAATAATTTCTTAGGAGGGCGAAAAGGCTATACAAAtccaagaaattaaaaaaaaaaatatgcaactCATCATATATCACCCTTATTTCATATGTCTGATTCTTTTGAATAATATACAGAACACAGTCAGCAAGCTGTAAGCAGGACAAAACTAATTACTGCTCCGTCTCCAAAAATCAGTAGAAAAAATGAGGAAAGAAAAGAATTTTCAATCCATATCTGCAGTTTGTGTTTTCCATAtacatttggatggagttgatTTTATTCTTACAACTTTGTTTCCTGGTTGTCCTTGCTTCTTTGTCAGATTTTCTTGAGGATTGCTATTTATTTTTACCACATCAGCTTTGACTATGTGATGATCTGAAGTCCCTTTGGAAGAAAGAACTAAGTACGAACCCGAAACGAATTTATACGGAGAATCTGAGGAAGATAATATGTAATCTACCCGAGTCCCATACTTACACGTTCCTTGAACACCTGCATATATCAAATTTATACTTAATTCATCAATAAAGTTGAACCTCATAATTAAGATAAACATTAAGAGTTTGGTGTTGTACTTTGTCCTTTGGCGATCATCACAACAGACTCATATTCCCCTGAAAACTCCTTTGCATCCCTGTACTGCCTGTTCTTCAGATACTTCATGACTTCAACCTTCGGTGTTGGCTTTCCCATCTCTTCATAGTACTACACACAAACCAACCCATTCACAATTTTTATGTTTGCTTTTTGAGAAAATTGAGGTTGTTGTCATGATGGATATACCTTTACAATATCTGTCCATCTTTCTTGGGAATAATCCGATTCATCAAGCGAATTAAGGCCCCCAGCTAAAATGTGTGGCTCCTCATTAGATTCAATTATTGCATTTATCTGCTTCATTCTCCATTTCTCATCAAGATGATCAAGGTTGGTGCAGTAAAACTGTAGTTCACCTTCTTCGGGTACATCGATAGTGGCCTTCAGAACATTCCTGTTGCATAAAATTGCAATTTCTTGTATGTCACATTCACCCTTGTTATACTAACACATTCTAACCCACCGAATTTAAGAGACATTTTCTTTAATTGTAGTTGTTCTAGCTAAAATTGTTTTCAAGTTCCAACCTTTCGCAGACTGTATTTCCACTAATGTTTCCATAATCATTCTTTAACATATGGGCATGGCAACGAGTACCTTCTGATTAAAGTAAGACAAATTTCTTGCTTTCAATCATTATGAAATTGAGCAAGAAAAACATTGATAATATTCTTACTCTCCTTCATGATCAGAAAAAATGGACGTACATAACATTGAAATGTTGTCTTGAAACGGCAACATTACTAAGTTTTTGCAATATTCCAAAGTGATGATAATTTCATACGTACATAACATTGTATAAATTTGCTTGACTCCAAacataaaactattttattgtGCCGTCTCTACCCCTGAAAGAAAAACAAGAGAAACTTGTTGGAGAagaatgttatattttttattcccctggtatgtttttttttttacaattttaatttcatatttttgtaattattctGTTTTAACCtaatatatattgtttaaagAAAATGTAATGCGACATAATTTTAAGGTGCTGTCAAGTCAGAGATGCAAAACTTTATTGTCAAATATTAAATGTCAGTTAAAAAATAACCAAAATTTACagaataattaaaacaatagaatataaaatttataaaagaaaattcaggaaaggaaaataataaaaatattaaaaatacacACACTAGTGTTATATTTATCGGAGACTATACCAGCATTAAAAACTGTAATATCACAGATCGAAGTATTAAAGAAGCTTGTTCTACAAGACCTAGAACGTTGGAGGTGCGTGTGTAGGTAAACAAATTGAGCAATGAATAATCCATAAATTTGTTCACAAGAATGTTGATGGAAAATGTCAAATCTGAAATGAAGATACATCCATAGCTGACAGACACCACAAAAGCTTAGGTGGGGACATTTATCTCTGCACAGTGCATACATTCATTCATAAAGCTATTATTACAGTTGGTTTTCCGTGCTTCTTATCAGTGCCAGTTGCAAACACtagaaacaaagaaaaaacagaaacCCCCACCATCCATAAACGACACGGCATTTGTTTTTTCGTTAGCACTGGATCAAACCAAGACACAACAAGCAATTAAAGTAGTAAACTGTAACTACAGTAACTAATTAACTGAGAAATTACCTGAAATCGGTGTGGTCGAAGATTTTCTGCAGCTTCCACCGTTTAATGGGCCACTTGGACAAAACGGCGTTGCCGTATTGAGGGGCCCAGCTTTCGGCGAAGACGTAGTTCATCCCCAAAGCTCGAGCCAAATCAGACAAAGGCTTCATCCCGTTCTCTTCCTCCGCCTTCACGTCTTGCAATCCCAAAACGTCGGCGTTTACCTCTCTCAGAACTTCAAGCACCGTTTTCCTCTGCCTCTCTCCCTCCACTCCCTCGGCGAAACTCCACGACCATGAGAACGACCCTTTTGCTCTCTCGTGCTCCGAGAAGCTCGTTTGCCGCAGCGAAATCTCGTTGTCGGGTAAGTTGATCGACACTCGCAGCTTTGACTTGCCCAACAGCGGAGACTGCGATTGTTTCAATATGCCTCGCGGTCGGTCGTACGTTGACTTTGGTCGCTCCACGTTGTCGTCGTCTGAGGTGGCGCTTTTGTCTGGTTGGGGAAGCACCGGTGCCATAGAGAAGAATGCGGCGTTGAACGTAGCGATTCGTATTGGTTTGGAAGGAGGAGGGGGAGGTTCGGGGGTGCTGGTGCTTGGTTCTGTGTGAGGTTTGGGAGTGGTCTTGCCGAAGCGCGGCTTGGACTTGGAACGACGCCGTAGTGGCCActtgatgtgggagctgaggcGACGGAGCTTCTTGTTGAGGAGTTTAAGCATGATGGAGAAATTTTCAGCTCTTGTGGTTCTAATGTTTTCTATTTCAGTGTGGTATAGAAGGGTTCTTTGAATAAAATAGGACACGACAATCTTAAAATCTAATTACTGTTAACTAGGTTAATTATGCTAGTAAATTAATTTACTgacgattttttttttctgaccaTGGATGTGTGATGTTGGAGATGACAAGTTCACAAACCCACCATTCTGACAATGAGTTTAAAGTGACATTCTACGTGGGCTCTATctaacaagaaaaagaaaaattagaaaTGGACAAAGCTGCTACATGCATTGGTGAAAGCAAGAAAATTAACAATCTCACTCGTCTTTAGGACACATGCCTAATGCTCACAGGTTCACTGCATGCCCGCTACATCTCTAACATGCAAAAAGGTTCCACTGTCACTACCAAAAAATATCACTTCaaccaaaacaaaacaatataaaggaaaaagaaaatcacTCTCCTTTCACACCTCGCAGCGGTGGGACGAaatcagaaaataaaaactgCAGTTTATATTAGTTTgcaaattattttctttttctattttaattattttcttgaacGGATATGGGACTTAGAGAACGATTGTTCACGTCTCTTCCTTCAGTCAGTCACTCATGCTCTAAGCTCCCTACTACGCCTTCCTTCTCTTGGTCCTTTGGTTTTACAGGCGGGAGtggtacctgcaaaaggcaCTCCAACACTCAAGTCAGTCGAGGTGTTAGCACTCAGATGTCAGAGTATTGTAGACAATGATGTATCTTTCTCCTTAAAATAcatgttatttatattaatttaatggaACTTCATTGAGGGGCCGGATTAGAAGGTTGATTCATGTTTAGAATTGCACTAAACAACTCTTAACTATAGATTAGCACTGCTGATCTAGTCAACCTTTGGCTCGTCGTCTGGGATCAGTCGATCACGTGTCGTCATGTGACCCTCTCACCAGGGTTAGGTGGTTAACTGATCCGAGTACTGGCCGACTCACTAAGTCGTCCGATCATACCGGTACAGTTTTAAACATTCACATTCATTGAATATCATTACTACTGCCACAACACTAGGAGTGACAATATGTCTGTTctgtttgtattttcttttaataggATAAAGAGTTCATGTGTCACTcgtttaatttatttaactttatatattttttcatgtgtAATTAAAGATAGAGAGTAGTTTGAGTTTATTTTTGGTTAAAGGAGACATTGTTTGGCTGAAAACAAAAGATGGGTGACTCAAACATGCCATATTGACAGTATCTGGCCCCAACTGCTCCACAAAAGATAATTGGCTTCCttcaattgtttttatttaacaaaTGACACTATAGCCTTTTAGGGAAACAAAGTTGCTCAACTTAGTTTATAtgcaaatataagaaaaatcatGATCATATATTCGTTGCATCCACGTAAGTGATTGGGGCAAAAGTTCACAGCCCTGTTGCCTTTTATCTAAAACTACTCTTATTCTTTTCTAGCTTTCCTACTTTGATTGAAACGATGCAACAAACCAAATAGGGAAAAACAAAGTCTAACAGTAATAATATGACTGTGATCCAACAACTCTGCTCATTGCCATACAAATGGGATTCATATAAAGATTGATTGGAATTGAACTATATAACGTGGTGTTCTATGACTTACTTAATAATTTCTT from Phaseolus vulgaris cultivar G19833 chromosome 1, P. vulgaris v2.0, whole genome shotgun sequence carries:
- the LOC137814183 gene encoding uncharacterized protein, with the protein product MLKLLNKKLRRLSSHIKWPLRRRSKSKPRFGKTTPKPHTEPSTSTPEPPPPPSKPIRIATFNAAFFSMAPVLPQPDKSATSDDDNVERPKSTYDRPRGILKQSQSPLLGKSKLRVSINLPDNEISLRQTSFSEHERAKGSFSWSWSFAEGVEGERQRKTVLEVLREVNADVLGLQDVKAEEENGMKPLSDLARALGMNYVFAESWAPQYGNAVLSKWPIKRWKLQKIFDHTDFRNVLKATIDVPEEGELQFYCTNLDHLDEKWRMKQINAIIESNEEPHILAGGLNSLDESDYSQERWTDIVKYYEEMGKPTPKVEVMKYLKNRQYRDAKEFSGEYESVVMIAKGQSVQGTCKYGTRVDYILSSSDSPYKFVSGSYLVLSSKGTSDHHIVKADVVKINSNPQENLTKKQGQPGNKVVRIKSTPSKCIWKTQTADMD